From a single Miscanthus floridulus cultivar M001 chromosome 8, ASM1932011v1, whole genome shotgun sequence genomic region:
- the LOC136474125 gene encoding GTP 3',8-cyclase, mitochondrial-like, which produces MMRRCVSELARRRRPDRTVDTMKAGFQCLVNVSSSIRATDSQRCSSTCATSCATDPDVLSRETSSSEMLVDSFGRFHNYLRISLTERCNLRCQYCMPAEGVELTPKSELLSHDEIIRIADLFVTSGVNKIRLTGGEPTIRKDIEDICLHLSGLKGLKTLAMTTNGIVLSKKLPKLKECGLSALNISLDTLVPAKFEFMTRRKGHSKVLESIDAAVELGYSPVKVNCVIMRGINDDEICNFVELTRHKPINVRFIEFMPFDGNVWNVKKLVPYAEMLDKVRQSYKGVERLQDHPTDTAKNFRIDGHVGTISFITSMTEHFCAGCNRLRLLADGNFKVCLFGPSEVSLREPIRTGVDDVGLKDIIGAAVKRKKAKHAGMFDIAKTANRPMIHIGG; this is translated from the exons ATGATGCGGCGCTGCGTCTCGGAGTTGGCCCGCCGCCGGCGGCCGGATCGCACG GTTGATACTATGAAGGCAGGATTCCAATGTTTGGTCAACGTTTCCTCTTCAATAAGAGCCACTGACAGCCAAAGGTGCTCAAGTACGTGTGCTACTTCATGTGCCACCGATCCAGATGTTTTATCGAGAGAAACATCGTcatcagaaatgcttgttgattcATTTGGGAGATTCCACAATTACTTGAGGATCTCCTTGACTGAGCGCTGTAATCTGAGGTGCCAGTACTGTATGCCTGCTGAAGGAGTTGAACTAACACCAAAGTCAGAGCTTCTGTCACATGATGAGATAATTCGAATCGCTGACCTTTTTGTTACTTCGGGTGTGAATAAGATCCGATTAACTGGCGGAGAACCTACCATACGAAAAGATATTGAAGATATTTGTCTGCATCTTTCTGGTTTGAAGGGACTGAAAACTCTTGCAATGACCACAAACGGAATTGTTCTTTCGAAGAAACTCCCAAAGTTGAAAGAATGTGGACTCAGTGCTTTAAATATAAGTTTAGATACACTAGTACCTGCAAAGTTTGAGTTCATGACAAGGCGTAAAGGGCACTCAAAGGTCTTGGAATCAATAGATGCTGCTGTAGAACTTGGGTATAGCCCTGTTAAG GTCAACTGTGTCATCATGCGTGGTATAAATGATGATGAGATCTGCAATTTTGTTGAATTGACGAGACACAAGCCCATCAATGTTAGATTTATTGAGTTTATGCCATTTGATGGTAATGTTtggaatgtgaagaagctagttcCTTATGCAGAGAtgttggacaaagtg CGGCAAAGTTATAAAGGAGTAGAGAGACTTCAGGATCACCCCACAGACACTGCAAAGAATTTCAGGATTGATGGACATGTTGGGACAATTTCATTTATTACATCAATGACAGAACATTTTTGTGCTGGCTGCAATAGATTACGGTTATTGGCTGATGGAAACTTCAAGGTGTGCTTATTTGGCCCCTCAGAG GTGAGTTTGAGAGAACCCATCCGTACTGGTGTTGACGACGTTGGACTGAAGGACATAATTGGTGCTGCG GTTAAAAGGAAGAAAGCTAAACATGCTGGGATGTTTGATATTGCCAAGACAGCAAATAGACCCATGATACATATAGGTGGCTGA